TCCATGGTGCGGCGGACACCGTCCCCGGGCGCGGTTTGCTCGGACTTCTCCGGATTCGCCGTCCTGGTGGGCAAAGCTGTGGCACAGTGGGCTGGACCTGGTCCTGGACCTGGACCTGCGCGACACAGGGCTCTGCCGACGGCGTCAGCCTGGCCGCGAGGCCCGGTTGCGCGGCGGCGGGACACGGCGCTCCGTCGTCTCGGCGACGGCCGGGTCGTATCGTCCTGGCGACGGCGGCCCGCCGGGCGGCGGATCGCGGAGGCGGGACGGTGCCCAGCGGGTCGGGCGGTCTTGTCGGTAGCGGCCGGTAGCCTCGGCACAGCGACCTTGAACCGGCGGTTTTCGATATCACGGAGGCAGAGGAACGATGGCGGTAGGAACGGACCGCGAGAAGGCGATTGACGCCGCGCTCGCGCAGATCGAGCGGCAGTTCGGCAAGGGCTCCTTGATGCGCATGGGTGACAAGACCAGGACGCCGATCGAGGTCATCCCGACCGGGGCGATCGCGTTGGACATCGCCCTCGGAGTGGGTGGGCTGCCGCGTGGCCGAGTCATCGAGATCTACGGGCCGGAGTCGAGCGGTAAGACCACGGTGGCACTGCACGCCGTGGCCAACGCCCAGCGGGCCGGTGGGCTCGCGGGCTTCATCGACGCCGAGCACGCGCTCGACCCGGATTACGCCAAGGCGCTCGGCGTGGACACGGAGAATCTGTACATCTCGCAGCCGGACAACGGTGAGCAGGCCCTGGAGATCGCAGACACGCTGATCCGCTCCGGCGCTCTGGACATCATCGTCATCGACTCGGTGGCCGCGCTGGTGCCGCGGGCCGAGATCGAGGGCGAGATGGGCGACTCGCACGTGGGTCTGCAGGCGCGGCTGATGAGCCAGGCGCTGCGCAAGATCACCGGCGCGCTCAACCACTCGAGGACGACCGCGATCTTCATCAACCAGCTGCGCGAGAAGGTCGGCGTGATGTTCGGCTCGCCCGAGACGACCACCGGTGGTCGGGCGCTGAAGTTCTACGCCTCCGTGCGGCTGGACGTGCGCCGGATCGAGACGCTCAAGGACGGCCAGGAGGCGGTGGCCAACCGCACCCGGGTCAAGGTGGTCAAGAACAAGGTCGCCCCGCCGTTCCGGCAGGCCGAGTTCGACATCGTCTACGGCGAGGGGATCAGCCGCGAGGGCGGGCTGATCGACATGGGCGTGGAGCACGGCTTCGTGCGCAAGTCGGGAGCCTGGTACACCTACGAGAGCGGCCAGCTCGGGCAGGGCAAGGAGAACGCGCGCACCTACCTGAAGGACAACCCCGACATCGCGAACGAGATCGAGAAGAAGATCAAGGAGAAGCTCGGCGTCGGGCCTCGCCTGGACGCGCCGGCCGAGGACAAGCCGGCTGCCGGCGCCACCGAGGCGCTGCCCCGGCAGAGCGCGCCCGAGCCCGCGGCCAAGACCCCGCGTGCCTCACGGGCGAAGGCGGCCGCCGTGGCGGACGCCGCTGAGTGACGGCTGAGTAGTGCCTAGGAAGTGGCCGGGGCGGATTCCGGAGCGCCGAGACGAGCAACCGGAATCCGCCCCGCAGGATCCTGACGCCCTGGCGCGGCGGCTGGTGCTGGACGCGTTGTCGCGTTCGGCCCGGACGCGAGGCCAGCTGTCCGAGCTGCTCGAGCGCAAGGGCGTGCCCGAAGAGGCCGGCGAGGCGGTGCTCGATCGGTTCGCGGAACTGGGCCTCGTCGACGACGCGGCGTACGCGGAGGCGTTCACCCGCTCACGGCACGAGCACAGGGGTCTGGGCAGCAGGGCCATCGCCTTCGAACTCAGACGTCGGGCGGTGCCGGACGAACTGGTGCAGGAGGCCGTCTCCGTGCTCGACGCCGATCAGGAGCAGGAGACGGCGTCGCGCTTGGCGAAGGAGCGGCAGGCCCGGATGGCGTCGCTGCCGCGAGAGGTGCAGACGCGTCGGCTCGCCGGCTTCCTTGCGCGCAAGGGGTACGGCGGGCAGATCGTCGGTCGAGCGGTGCGCGAGGCCATGGCGGCGGCGGACGAGCGTGGCGACTACTCGTCCGGCGATGCCGAGGGGATGGGGGACTTCGACGTGGTGGACGACGGCCTGGAGGGCTGAGTTCAGCGACGAGTGAGAGTGGCGGCTCGGCGAGGCATGACGCGGCCGGGGCGGACGGGAGGCCGCAGCCGGGGCTTCGTCTGGCGGCCGGGGAGACGAGGCCAGGAGGATGCGGCCGGGGTCGCCGTGTCGGAGGTCGGAAGGCGCGGCGAGGGCTTCGTCTGGCGGCCGGGGAAGCGAGGCTAGGAGGATGCGGCCGGAGTCCTGCGTCAGGCGATCGAGGGGACGCGCGCTGGGCGCCGTCGGGCGGTGAGAAGGCCAGGAGGCCGCGTCAGCAGCCACCGCGTCAGCAGCCGCCAGAGCAAGCCCAGGGCGGGTCAGGAGACCCACGAGGACGGCCGGCAGGACCGTGCTCGGGACCGACCGGGACCGCAGCTGCGTCAGGAGGTCGCGGGGGCCGGCCACTTGCCGACGACCGGGAGCTGCGCCTTGACGCCTTCGGGGCCGAGGGTGGAGTTGAAGATGGCGCGCCAGGTGCCGTTGGCGACGGCGGTGGTGAGGATCGTGTTGATCGCGTCGCGGAGGGCGTTGTCGCCGAGGGGGAGGCCGATGCCGTAGTACTGGATCGAGGCGTTGGTGTTGACGACGCGCAGCTTGGTCGGGTCCTGGTTGAGGTAGCCGAGGAGCAGGGCGTAGTCGCTGTAGACGACTTGCGCTTGGCCTGCCTTCACCGCGTCCACGCACTCGCTGTACGTGTTGCGCACGACCGGCTTGTTCAGGGTGACGCCGGCGACGGTGGTGGAGTTGCTGACCTCGCAGACGTCCGTGTCGCTGTTGATCGAGTCGATGCCGGTGACCTGGGTGTTCGACTTCGCGACCAGGATCGCTTCCGGGGTGGTGAAGTACGGGCCCGCGAAATAGACCAGCTTGGCGCGCTCGGCGCTGTAGCTGTAGGAGGCGACGACGAGGTCGACCGTCTTGTTCTCCAGTTCCGTCTCACGGTTCTGTGACGCGACCGTGGTGAACTGGATCTGGTCCTGGGAGAAGCCGAGGCCGGCCGCGACGAGGCGGGCGATGAGGATGTCGAAGCCGCTGTAGGAGTTCGTGGCGGAGCTGAACGTGCCGAGGCCGGGCTGGTCGGCCTTGACGCCGATGATGATCTGGCCCTTGTTGCCGTTGCGGGCCTTCATCGCGGTCCAGGTCGGCGAGTTCGGCAGGCTCGCCGCGGCGTCCACCGGGAAGTCGCCGGTGGTGGCGAGGGGGGAGATGGTGACGCAGCCCTCTGTCACCGCTGCGACACCCAGACCTACGGCCAGGCCGAGGAAACCCCGTCTGCGCACCGCTTTCCACCCCTTACCGACACCGATTCGGCCGCCCCTTACGGTCTTGGTTCTGAAAGGTAGCGTGAATCAGTGCCGCGCGTCACCCTGGATTGTCACGGAATTATAACGGACGAGGTCGGTCGCGCAAAGACCTATCCTGGAGGCATGGCGCTGCAAGAAGACGTGAAGAGCTACGACATCCGCACCTACGGGTGCCAGATGAACGTGCACGACTCCGAGCGGCTGGCCGGACTCCTGGAGGCGGCCGGCTACGTGCGGTCGGACCCGGGTGCCGAGGCGGACGTGGTCGTCTTCAACACCTGCGCGGTCCGGGAGAACGCGGACAACCGGCTCTACGGCAACCTCGGGCACCTCGCCTCGGTCAAGGCGCGCAAGCCGGGGATGCAGATCGCCGTGGGCGGCTGCCTGGCCCAGAAGGACCGCGGCGAGGTGCAGCGCCGGGCGCCGTGGGTGGACGTGGTGTTCGGCACGCACAACATCGGCTCGCTGCCGGTCCTGCTCGAGCGTGCTCGGGTGCAGGAGGAGGCGCAGCTCGAGATCAAGGAGTCGCTCGAGGCGTTCCCGTCGACGCTGCCCACGCGGCGTGAGTCGGCCTACGCGGCGTGGGTCTCGATCTCCGTCGGATGCAACAACACCTGCACTTTCTGCATCGTGCCGTCGCTGCGTGGCACGGAGAAGGACCGGCGTCCCGGCGAGATCCTCCGGGAGATCGAGGCGCTGGTGGCGGAGGGTGTGGTCGAAGTCACGCTGCTCGGCCAGAACGTGAACTCCTACGGCGCTGAGTTCGGCGACCGCGAGGCCTTCTCCAAGCTGCTGCGCGCCTGCGGCGAGGTCGACGGGCTCGAGCGGGTTCGGTTCACCTCCCCGCACCCGCGCGACTTCACCGACGACGTCATCGAGGCGATGGCGCAGACGCCGAACGTGATGCCGTCGCTGCACATGCCGCTGCAGTCCGGGTCCGACTCCGTGCTGCGGGCGATGCGCCGCTCGTACCGGCGCGACCGCTACCTGGGCATCATCGGGCGCGTGCGGGAGGCCATTCCGCACGCGGCGATCACCACCGACGTCATCGTCGGGTTCCCGGGCGAGACCGATGCGGACTTCGAGCACACGCTCGACGTGGTCCGGGAGGCTCGGTTCGCCTCGGCGTTCACCTTCCAGTACTCGAAGCGGCCGGGCACGCCTGCGGCCGACATGGACCAGCAGGTGCCCAAGGAGGTCGTGCAGGAGCGCTACGAGCGGCTGGTGGCCCTGCAGGAGGAGATCTCCTGGGCGGAGAACCGGGCGCTGGTGGGCACCGAGGTCGAGCTGCTCGTGGCGGAGGGCGAGGGGCGCAAGGACGGCGCTACGCGTCGGCTCTCAGGGCGTGCCCGCGACAACCGGCTGGTGCACTTCGGCGTGGGCGAGACGGCGCAGGCCGATCTGCCGCGGCCGGGCGACGCGGTGACAGTGGTCATCACGCAGGCCGCTCCGCATCACCTGATCGCGGACGGTGTGGCGGGCGACGCGGCGGTCGCTGTGGCGAGCACGGCGGGTACGACGAGCGAGGCAGACGCGGCGGCCCACGGCTCGGTGTCGGCGATCCGGTCGCTGCGGCGGCTCCGGTCGGGCGACGCTTGGGAGCGGCGGCAGGCGGCGCCGGCCGAAGAGCCCCCGAAGCCTTCCGTCTCGCTGGGGATGCCGTCTGTCGGCGTGCCTGTGCCGCTTCCGGCGGCGCCGACCTGCGGCTGAGCTGCTGCTACTCCGGCCCTGTACGAACGGTGCTGCACCAACGGTGCTGCACGAACGGTGCCGCGTCGCGCGTGGCGCGACGCGGCACCGCGGCAGGTGGTCAGCCGGTCAGCTGGAGGGCTGCTCGGGGCCGTTCTTCCCGGAGGAGTCTTCGGCCGCGCCGGGTGGCTTCGTGGGCGGGGACGGCCGGTCGGTGGCCTGTTGCTCGCCGTTCTGGCCGAGAAAGCCCTTGGCCTTGCCCACGCTCGAGTGGATCGTCGAGGCGTACTTGCCGCCGGTCTTCTCGTCGACGTACTTGCCGGCGCTGCCGAGGCCGCTCGCGACCGCGGACTTGGCGGAGTCCAGCTTCTCGTTGGCGGGCCCGGACAGGTCGTTGGCCCGGTCGGTCAGCTCCCGCATCTTTCCCTTGACCGAGTCGAGGACGTTCATCGGCGAGCTCCCTTCGGTGCCTGGACGGTCGGCACGACCATCGGTATCAGGCCAGCGTATGTCCGATTCGCCGGGTTCGCGCTGCGGCTCGCGGCAGGGACCTCGCGGCAGGGACAATGGATCGCGTGATACATCCCCTCGTGATCGCCGTGGTCGGGCCGACCGCGGCCGGCAAGTCGGACCTGGGCATCGCGCTGGCGCGGGAGTTCGGCGGCGAGGTGGTGAACGCCGACTCGATGCAGCTCTACCGCGGGATGGACATCGGCACGGCGAAGCTCAGTGAGGCCGAGCGCGGCGGTGTCGCGCACCACCTCCTCGACATCTGGGACGTGACCGAGCGTGCCGCCGTCGCCGAGTACCAGCGGCTTGCCCGCGCCGAGGTGGACGCGCTGATCGGGGCCGGGATGGTGCCGGTGCTGGTCGGCGGGTCGGGGCTGTATGTGGACGCGGTGCTGGGCGGGTTCGAGTTCCCGGGCACCGATCCGGTACTGCGCGCGGAGCTCGAGGCGCGGCTGGAGCAGGAGGGCTCGGCCGTTCTGCACGCCGAACTGGCCGCTGCGGACCCGCGGTCGGCCGAGGCGATCCTGCCGTCGAACGGGCGGCGTATCGTGCGTGCGCTCGAGGTCGTGCGGCTGACGGGCGAGCCGTTCCGCGCGTCGCTGCCGGAGGCCGGCGGGCATTACCCGGGGGCTGTGCGCGTCGGGCTCGGGGTGGAGAAGACCGAGCTGGACGACCGCATCACCCGGCGGGTCGAGGTCATGTGGGAGCTGGGACTGGTCGACGAGGTGGTGCGGCTGATCCCGGAGGGCCTGCGCGACGGCGAGACGGCGAGCCGGGCGCTCGGCTATCAGCAGGTGCTGGACTTCCTCGACGGGCACTGCACGGAGCAGGAGGCGCGGGATCAGACGGCGCTGCGCACCCGCCAGTTCGCGCGGCGGCAGGAGAAGTGGTTCCGACGTGCCAAGGAGACGGTCTGGCTGGCGCGGGATCGCAGCGACTTGGTGTCGGCGGCGGCACATGCTGTCGGTGCTGCCGCGTAGCATGGCGCCATGGATCGGTTCACCGCGGGTCAGAGCATCCGGTACACCAAGGGCCACGGCGCCGAGAACGACTTCGTCATCATCGAGGACGTCGACGCCGCCTTCGATCCCGACGCGGCGTGGGTCGCCGCGGTCTGCGATCGGCGGGCCGGGATCGGTGCCGATGGGCTGCTGCGCGTGGTGCCGACGAAGTCGATGCCGGGGTACGAGGCGGATTCCGCGCAGGCGGACTGGTTCATGGACTACCGCAACGCGGACGGGTCGATCGCGCAGATGTGCGGCAACGGGGTGCGGGTGTTCGCGCGGTACCTGGTCGAGCAGGGGCTGGCCGAGCCGGGGCGGTTCGCCGTCGCGACGCGCGGTGGCGTGAAGCCCGTGGTGGTGCCGACGGATGGGGCCGGTGACGTCACGGTGAGCATGGGGCGCGCGGTGTGGCCGGAGGGCAATGCCGAGGTGCTGGTGGAGGGGGCGTGGCTGCCGTCCGTGAACGTCGATATGGGCAACCCGCACGCGGTCGTGTTCGTCTCCGACGTGGCGCAGGCGGGTCCGCTGACGCAGCGGCCGCAGCTGCGTCCGGAAGAGGTGTATCCGGAGGACGTGAACGTCGAGTTCGTGGCGGCGATCGGGCCGCAGTGGATTGACATGCGCGTGTTCGAGCGCGGGGTCGGCGAGACGCGCGCGTGCGGCACGGGTGCGTGCGCGGCGATGGTGGCCGCGGCACGGCGGGACGGGGCGGCGCCGGGGACGGCGTACGAAGTGCGGCTTCCGGGCGGCGTGCTGAGCATCGTCGAGCACGAAGACGGCGGGATCGAGATGACGGGGCCGGCGGTGCTGGTCGCGCGCGGGGAGCTGCTCGCGGGATTTCCCTTCGGCGGAAGCGGAAACTGAGCACGGGGTAAGGGTGGCGAGCCGGGTGGGGCGAGTGAGTGGTGAGGCCGGCGGAAGCCGACAGCCGGGCGGTCAGCGGGTGTCGGCGTGTCGGCGGCACTGGCAGCGTCAGCGGTGGAAGCGCGCCGCGGATACGGTGAAAGAACCCTGAATCAGTCTGCCGTTCGCTGAAAGTTCCGGCGGCGAAAGCGTGGACCGCCGAGAGTTTCGGCCGCGCGCGTCGTGCGCCCGGGTTTCCGAAGAGTTTCAGGGCTCGAGCACGGCGCCGAACGAACGGCTTCAGGGCTCGAACGCGGATCGCGAGCAGCCTCAGGTCCCGAAAACCCGCCGGGTGTAGGCGTTGGCGAAGACGCGGTCCGGGTCGGTCTTCTCGCGGACCTCGAGGAAGTCGCCGAAGCGCGGGTAGTCGGCGGCGAAGTCGTCGCGGTCGCGGTTGTGCAGCTTGCCCCAGTGCGGGCGGCCGTCGTGCGCGATCATGATCTGCTCGGCCTGCTCGAAGTACGCGGTCTGATCCATGCCCTGGAACATGTGGAACGCCAGGTACACCGTGTCGCGGCCGTGGGCGGTGGAGAGCCACAGGTCGTCGGCGGGGGCGCAGCGGACCTCGATCGGGACGTTCACCTTCAGGTT
This genomic window from Actinospica robiniae DSM 44927 contains:
- a CDS encoding transporter substrate-binding domain-containing protein produces the protein MRRRGFLGLAVGLGVAAVTEGCVTISPLATTGDFPVDAAASLPNSPTWTAMKARNGNKGQIIIGVKADQPGLGTFSSATNSYSGFDILIARLVAAGLGFSQDQIQFTTVASQNRETELENKTVDLVVASYSYSAERAKLVYFAGPYFTTPEAILVAKSNTQVTGIDSINSDTDVCEVSNSTTVAGVTLNKPVVRNTYSECVDAVKAGQAQVVYSDYALLLGYLNQDPTKLRVVNTNASIQYYGIGLPLGDNALRDAINTILTTAVANGTWRAIFNSTLGPEGVKAQLPVVGKWPAPATS
- the dapF gene encoding diaminopimelate epimerase gives rise to the protein MDRFTAGQSIRYTKGHGAENDFVIIEDVDAAFDPDAAWVAAVCDRRAGIGADGLLRVVPTKSMPGYEADSAQADWFMDYRNADGSIAQMCGNGVRVFARYLVEQGLAEPGRFAVATRGGVKPVVVPTDGAGDVTVSMGRAVWPEGNAEVLVEGAWLPSVNVDMGNPHAVVFVSDVAQAGPLTQRPQLRPEEVYPEDVNVEFVAAIGPQWIDMRVFERGVGETRACGTGACAAMVAAARRDGAAPGTAYEVRLPGGVLSIVEHEDGGIEMTGPAVLVARGELLAGFPFGGSGN
- a CDS encoding antitoxin; this translates as MNVLDSVKGKMRELTDRANDLSGPANEKLDSAKSAVASGLGSAGKYVDEKTGGKYASTIHSSVGKAKGFLGQNGEQQATDRPSPPTKPPGAAEDSSGKNGPEQPSS
- the miaA gene encoding tRNA (adenosine(37)-N6)-dimethylallyltransferase MiaA — encoded protein: MDRVIHPLVIAVVGPTAAGKSDLGIALAREFGGEVVNADSMQLYRGMDIGTAKLSEAERGGVAHHLLDIWDVTERAAVAEYQRLARAEVDALIGAGMVPVLVGGSGLYVDAVLGGFEFPGTDPVLRAELEARLEQEGSAVLHAELAAADPRSAEAILPSNGRRIVRALEVVRLTGEPFRASLPEAGGHYPGAVRVGLGVEKTELDDRITRRVEVMWELGLVDEVVRLIPEGLRDGETASRALGYQQVLDFLDGHCTEQEARDQTALRTRQFARRQEKWFRRAKETVWLARDRSDLVSAAAHAVGAAA
- the miaB gene encoding tRNA (N6-isopentenyl adenosine(37)-C2)-methylthiotransferase MiaB produces the protein MALQEDVKSYDIRTYGCQMNVHDSERLAGLLEAAGYVRSDPGAEADVVVFNTCAVRENADNRLYGNLGHLASVKARKPGMQIAVGGCLAQKDRGEVQRRAPWVDVVFGTHNIGSLPVLLERARVQEEAQLEIKESLEAFPSTLPTRRESAYAAWVSISVGCNNTCTFCIVPSLRGTEKDRRPGEILREIEALVAEGVVEVTLLGQNVNSYGAEFGDREAFSKLLRACGEVDGLERVRFTSPHPRDFTDDVIEAMAQTPNVMPSLHMPLQSGSDSVLRAMRRSYRRDRYLGIIGRVREAIPHAAITTDVIVGFPGETDADFEHTLDVVREARFASAFTFQYSKRPGTPAADMDQQVPKEVVQERYERLVALQEEISWAENRALVGTEVELLVAEGEGRKDGATRRLSGRARDNRLVHFGVGETAQADLPRPGDAVTVVITQAAPHHLIADGVAGDAAVAVASTAGTTSEADAAAHGSVSAIRSLRRLRSGDAWERRQAAPAEEPPKPSVSLGMPSVGVPVPLPAAPTCG
- the recA gene encoding recombinase RecA yields the protein MAVGTDREKAIDAALAQIERQFGKGSLMRMGDKTRTPIEVIPTGAIALDIALGVGGLPRGRVIEIYGPESSGKTTVALHAVANAQRAGGLAGFIDAEHALDPDYAKALGVDTENLYISQPDNGEQALEIADTLIRSGALDIIVIDSVAALVPRAEIEGEMGDSHVGLQARLMSQALRKITGALNHSRTTAIFINQLREKVGVMFGSPETTTGGRALKFYASVRLDVRRIETLKDGQEAVANRTRVKVVKNKVAPPFRQAEFDIVYGEGISREGGLIDMGVEHGFVRKSGAWYTYESGQLGQGKENARTYLKDNPDIANEIEKKIKEKLGVGPRLDAPAEDKPAAGATEALPRQSAPEPAAKTPRASRAKAAAVADAAE
- a CDS encoding regulatory protein RecX; amino-acid sequence: MPRKWPGRIPERRDEQPESAPQDPDALARRLVLDALSRSARTRGQLSELLERKGVPEEAGEAVLDRFAELGLVDDAAYAEAFTRSRHEHRGLGSRAIAFELRRRAVPDELVQEAVSVLDADQEQETASRLAKERQARMASLPREVQTRRLAGFLARKGYGGQIVGRAVREAMAAADERGDYSSGDAEGMGDFDVVDDGLEG